Within the Arachis duranensis cultivar V14167 chromosome 10, aradu.V14167.gnm2.J7QH, whole genome shotgun sequence genome, the region GTTGCTCTAATTCCATAGTTCCTTCACATTGCTCTTCCTCCAAAACTCCTTGAACTATCTGTTCTATGGTGTCCACCATTATGCATTCTCCTATTGGTTCCTTGGGGTAACTCATTGCCTTGAAGACATTGAAGATCATCTTCTCTTCATGCAATCTCAAGACTAGTTCCCCTTTTTGCACATCAATGATGACTCCAGTAGTAGCTAGGAATGACCTTCCTAGGGTAATTGAAGTGTTAGCCTCTTCTTCTATATCCAGCACAACAAAGTTAGCTGAGAAAATGAATTTTCCCACTTTCACCAATAAGTCTTCCTCTACTCCATGTGGAAACTTGAATGTTCTGTCAGCTAGTtggagtgccattcttgttggtttggcttctTCAATTCTCATCCTTCTCATCATGTTCAAGGAcatgagattgatgctagcCTCCAAGTCGCATAAGGCCTTCTCAATATTGATatcccctatgatgcaggggatttggaaactccctgggtctttcaTTTTCTAGGGGAGTTTCTTTTGTATGATGGCACTACACTCCTCAGTTAAGACTACAGTCTCCTTTTCCCCctagtttctttttcttgtcatgagttccttcaagaacttggcgtaGAGGGGCATTTGCTCTAGTGCTTCAGCAAATGGTatattgatttggagctttttgaagatttccaagaatctGGAAAACCGGCTATCCTTCCCATCCTTCCTTAGCCTTTGTGGGTATAgtgcctttggcacataagGCTTCAAGACTGGCTTTGGTGAAGATAGGCCAGGggtctcttccttcttcttattttcagGCTTTTCTGCAGCATCTTCTTCGTGGTTCTCCTGGCTTAGGGTTGCCTCTTCTACCACCTTTCCACTCCTAAGtatgatggccttgcattccgCTCTTGGGTTGGCCATGGTGTTACTAGAAATGGGTGTGTAGGCATTGGAATTTTCTTGAATAAGATCCCCACTTGTGCTTCTAGCTTTGAGATTGCTACACCTTGATTCTTCAGATTAGATCTGTATTCTTCTTGGTTGGCATCTATCTTCTTTTCAGCCTGTGCTTGTCTCTCCAAAAGGGTGGAAATAGCCCTTGTGCGCTGTGATGATAGCTGTGCTATTGTAGCCTCTACTCTCTTAAAATTACCTCTGATCTCGCATGGTTGTGAGGTTGAGGTTAATGTGTCTTCATGGTGGTGTGTTTGCTGGGTGGAAGGGTATGCTGTGTGAGTTGGATTGTGGTATGATCTGTTGTTGTTTGATTGATGGCTAGAGTTGTGATTTCGGTAGTGATTGGCTTGGTATGGCTTGTTA harbors:
- the LOC107469991 gene encoding uncharacterized protein LOC107469991, with the translated sequence MKDPGSFQIPCIIGDINIEKALCDLEASINLMSLNMMRRMRIEEAKPTRMALQLADRTFKFPHGVEEDLLVKVGKFIFSANFVVLDIEEEANTSITLGRSFLATTGVIIDVQKGELVLRLHEEKMIFNVFKAMSYPKEPIGECIMVDTIEQIVQGVLEEEQCEGTMELEQQTSRGELP